Proteins co-encoded in one Haladaptatus sp. ZSTT2 genomic window:
- a CDS encoding long-chain fatty acid--CoA ligase: MPGGTDQTLRPFLWRAEKMYPDREIVSRTNRGIERYTYTEFADRTAQLANAMTAAGIEEGDRVATFCWNHHRHFETYFGIPTIGAQLHTINPLLPDEHVQYIVENADDQIIFVDPSLLPKLEGAATDAPEFDGVSEYVVMDSEVPDTDLDNVTDYESFIDGHDADFDWPVLSEDQPAGMCYTSGTTGKPKGVEYTQKMLWAHTMMTLTPQGLGIHDTDVVMPVVPMFHVNAWGLPFSTTAAGAKHVYPGPSPSPEDLANLIEEEGVTITAGVPTVWLGLMDYLKNNDADVSSLEQVIIGGSAAPEAMIRYFEDKGIEVLHAWGMTEMSPIGSVAHMKAGLEGLDDAGYMEKRKTQGLMVPGLEFKIVGDDGEEVPWNGEDFGELWIRGPTVTQEYYKRPDANDEDFEDGYLKTGDVVSIDEDGYMKIVDRAKDVIKSGGEWISSVELENTLMAHDDVAEATVIGVPHERWQERPIAFVVPDEGIDEATLKDELLALVKDEYPKWWVPDDVVLIKEVPKTATGKFDKKVLRDQYADASMFEGSTPEDAAPE; this comes from the coding sequence ATGCCAGGTGGTACTGACCAGACCCTTCGACCATTTTTGTGGCGCGCAGAAAAGATGTATCCCGACCGCGAGATTGTCTCGCGGACAAACCGGGGTATAGAACGCTACACGTACACCGAGTTTGCAGACCGCACGGCGCAACTCGCAAACGCGATGACTGCGGCAGGTATCGAGGAGGGTGACCGCGTCGCCACCTTCTGCTGGAACCACCACCGTCACTTCGAGACGTACTTCGGGATTCCGACGATTGGTGCCCAACTCCACACGATCAACCCGCTGCTTCCCGACGAACATGTCCAGTACATTGTCGAAAACGCAGACGACCAGATAATCTTCGTTGACCCGTCATTGCTCCCGAAGCTCGAAGGCGCGGCAACGGACGCACCCGAATTCGACGGCGTCTCGGAGTACGTCGTGATGGACTCGGAAGTGCCGGACACGGACCTCGACAACGTCACGGACTACGAGTCGTTCATCGACGGCCACGACGCCGACTTCGACTGGCCGGTGCTCTCAGAAGACCAGCCTGCGGGGATGTGTTACACCTCGGGCACCACGGGCAAGCCAAAGGGCGTCGAGTACACCCAGAAGATGCTCTGGGCGCACACGATGATGACGCTCACCCCACAGGGCCTCGGCATTCACGACACCGACGTGGTGATGCCCGTCGTGCCGATGTTCCACGTCAACGCGTGGGGGCTTCCCTTCTCGACGACCGCCGCGGGCGCAAAACACGTCTATCCCGGCCCATCACCGAGTCCAGAGGACCTTGCGAACCTCATCGAAGAGGAAGGCGTTACCATCACCGCTGGCGTGCCAACAGTCTGGCTCGGCCTGATGGACTACCTCAAGAACAATGACGCGGACGTTTCTTCGCTCGAACAGGTCATCATCGGCGGCTCTGCGGCCCCCGAAGCGATGATTCGGTACTTCGAAGACAAGGGCATCGAGGTGCTCCACGCGTGGGGCATGACCGAGATGTCGCCAATCGGCTCTGTCGCGCACATGAAAGCCGGGCTGGAAGGCTTAGACGACGCTGGCTACATGGAAAAGCGCAAGACGCAAGGCCTGATGGTTCCCGGCCTTGAGTTCAAAATCGTCGGCGACGATGGCGAGGAGGTGCCGTGGAACGGCGAGGACTTCGGGGAACTCTGGATTCGCGGTCCGACCGTGACCCAAGAGTACTACAAGCGCCCCGATGCGAACGATGAGGACTTCGAGGACGGCTATCTGAAGACCGGCGACGTGGTGAGCATCGACGAAGACGGCTACATGAAAATCGTCGACCGCGCGAAAGACGTCATCAAATCCGGCGGGGAGTGGATCTCCTCGGTCGAACTCGAAAACACGCTCATGGCTCACGATGATGTCGCAGAAGCGACAGTCATTGGCGTGCCCCACGAGCGCTGGCAAGAACGTCCGATTGCGTTCGTCGTTCCGGACGAAGGGATTGATGAAGCCACGCTGAAAGACGAACTGCTCGCGCTCGTCAAAGACGAGTATCCAAAGTGGTGGGTGCCAGACGACGTGGTGCTCATCAAGGAAGTGCCGAAGACGGCGACGGGCAAGTTCGACAAAAAGGTGCTGCGTGACCAGTACGCTGATGCGTCGATGTTCGAAGGCTCCACGCCCGAAGACGCGGCACCAGAATAG
- the gdhB gene encoding glutamate dehydrogenase GdhB, protein MSTTLPPNREETDEVTEQDTESALATARRQLKQAAAHLDIDENIVERLNHPARVHRVAVPLERDDGSLDVFTGYRSQHDAVRGPYKGGLRFHPHVTEDECIGLSMWMTWKCAVMDLPFGGAKGGIVVNPKKLSADEKERLTRRFTQELRDAIGPMQDIPAPDMGTDAQTMAWIMDAYSMQEGETTPGVVTGKPPVIGGSYGREEAPGRSVAIITRLACDYYDMPLSDTTVAVQGFGSVGANAARLLDSWGANVVAVSDVNGAIYDPDGLDTHDVPTHEEEPEAVMKYDAPQKLENHELLELDVDVLIPAAIGNVLTEDNADNVTADLIIEGANGPTTTGADKIFEEKGIHVIPDILANAGGVTVSYFEWLQDINRRRWSLDRVNEELETEMNTAWESVREEFDTRDVSWRDAAYIVGLRRIAEAHQARGVWP, encoded by the coding sequence ATGTCCACAACATTACCCCCCAACCGAGAGGAGACTGACGAAGTGACAGAACAAGATACCGAGTCGGCGCTCGCCACGGCCCGACGACAACTCAAACAGGCCGCCGCACACCTCGACATCGACGAGAACATCGTCGAACGTCTGAACCATCCCGCCCGCGTCCACCGCGTCGCCGTCCCCCTAGAGCGCGATGACGGCAGCCTCGACGTGTTCACCGGGTACCGCTCCCAGCACGACGCCGTGCGCGGCCCGTACAAAGGCGGCCTTCGCTTCCACCCGCACGTCACAGAGGACGAGTGCATCGGCCTCTCGATGTGGATGACGTGGAAGTGCGCCGTGATGGACCTTCCCTTTGGCGGCGCAAAAGGCGGCATCGTCGTGAACCCGAAAAAGCTCTCTGCGGACGAAAAAGAGCGCCTGACCCGCCGATTCACCCAGGAACTGCGCGACGCCATCGGCCCGATGCAGGACATTCCCGCACCGGACATGGGCACCGACGCCCAGACGATGGCGTGGATTATGGACGCCTACTCGATGCAAGAAGGCGAGACCACGCCCGGCGTCGTCACCGGCAAGCCGCCGGTCATCGGTGGCTCCTACGGCCGTGAAGAAGCGCCCGGCCGTTCGGTGGCCATCATCACCCGCCTCGCGTGTGACTACTACGACATGCCGCTTTCCGACACCACGGTCGCTGTCCAAGGGTTCGGGTCGGTTGGTGCGAACGCCGCTCGCCTGCTCGACTCGTGGGGCGCGAACGTCGTCGCCGTGAGTGACGTAAACGGCGCAATCTACGACCCAGACGGGCTCGACACCCACGACGTGCCAACGCACGAAGAGGAGCCAGAAGCCGTCATGAAGTACGACGCGCCACAGAAACTCGAAAACCACGAACTGCTCGAACTCGACGTTGACGTGCTCATCCCGGCGGCCATCGGGAACGTCCTCACCGAGGACAACGCAGACAACGTAACCGCAGACCTCATCATCGAAGGCGCGAACGGCCCGACGACGACCGGCGCGGACAAAATCTTCGAAGAGAAGGGCATCCACGTCATCCCCGACATCCTCGCAAACGCAGGCGGAGTCACCGTCTCCTACTTCGAATGGCTCCAGGACATCAACCGTCGTCGCTGGTCGTTAGACCGCGTAAACGAAGAGCTAGAGACGGAGATGAACACGGCGTGGGAAAGCGTGAGAGAAGAGTTCGACACGCGTGACGTGTCGTGGCGCGATGCGGCCTATATCGTTGGCCTCAGGCGGATTGCCGAGGCACATCAGGCACGGGGCGTGTGGCCATAA
- the yciH gene encoding stress response translation initiation inhibitor YciH has protein sequence MAKDDFSSILNLPDDFGLGEDLARSEQKLRIRTESRRYGKPVTIIEGFDSSINLKELASTLKKKLGTGGTIEDGTIELQGNHRDRLPALLAAEGFTVLD, from the coding sequence GTGGCAAAGGACGATTTCAGCTCGATACTCAACCTGCCAGACGACTTTGGGCTCGGTGAAGACCTCGCTCGAAGTGAACAGAAACTCCGAATTCGAACGGAGAGCCGACGCTATGGCAAGCCGGTAACCATCATCGAAGGCTTCGACTCCTCGATTAATCTCAAAGAGCTTGCCTCGACGCTCAAGAAGAAACTCGGAACTGGCGGGACAATTGAGGACGGCACCATCGAACTGCAGGGCAACCACCGCGACCGGCTGCCCGCGCTGTTGGCCGCAGAAGGCTTCACCGTCCTCGACTGA
- the tuf gene encoding translation elongation factor EF-1 subunit alpha translates to MADKPHMNLAVIGHVDHGKSTLVGRLLYETGSVPDHVIEQYREEAAEKGKTGFEFAYVMDNLAEERERGVTIDIAHQRFDTDKYYFTIVDTPGHRDFVKNMITGASQADNAILVVAADDGVAPQTREHVFLARTLGIEELIVAVNKMDVVDYSEDEYRAVVEEVKTLLKQVRFRSEDATFIPTSAFEGDNVSEHSDNTPWYDGPTILEALNALPEPQPPTDAPLRVPIQDVYTISGIGTVPVGRVETGILEVGKSVTFMPSDATGEVKSIEMHHEEVAEARPGDNVGFNVRGIGKDDIRRGDVAGPSDDPPKVAETFQAQIVVMQHPSVITAGYTPVLHAHTAQVACTVESIDQKIDPASGEVAEENPDFIKAGDAAVVTMRPQKPLVVEPSSEIPELGSFALRDMGQTIAAGKVLSVNER, encoded by the coding sequence ATGGCAGATAAACCGCATATGAACCTGGCCGTCATCGGCCACGTTGACCACGGGAAAAGCACACTGGTCGGTCGCCTCCTCTACGAGACGGGGAGCGTTCCAGACCACGTCATCGAGCAGTACCGTGAGGAAGCCGCAGAAAAAGGGAAGACCGGCTTCGAGTTCGCCTACGTGATGGACAACCTCGCAGAAGAACGCGAACGCGGTGTCACCATCGACATCGCCCACCAGCGATTCGACACGGACAAGTACTACTTCACCATCGTGGACACGCCCGGTCACCGCGACTTCGTGAAGAACATGATTACCGGCGCGTCGCAGGCGGATAACGCAATTCTCGTCGTCGCTGCAGACGACGGTGTTGCACCACAGACCCGCGAACACGTCTTCCTCGCGCGCACCCTCGGGATTGAAGAACTCATCGTCGCCGTCAACAAGATGGACGTCGTTGACTATTCAGAAGACGAGTACCGCGCCGTCGTAGAGGAAGTCAAAACCCTCCTCAAACAGGTGCGCTTCCGCTCTGAGGACGCGACGTTCATCCCGACCTCGGCGTTCGAGGGCGACAACGTCTCAGAACACAGCGACAACACGCCGTGGTACGACGGGCCGACCATCTTAGAGGCGCTGAACGCGCTCCCAGAGCCACAGCCGCCGACGGACGCGCCGCTTCGCGTGCCGATTCAGGACGTGTACACCATCTCCGGTATCGGGACGGTGCCGGTCGGGCGCGTAGAAACGGGTATCTTGGAAGTCGGCAAGAGCGTGACGTTCATGCCCTCTGATGCGACGGGTGAGGTGAAATCCATCGAGATGCACCACGAGGAGGTCGCGGAAGCACGCCCCGGTGACAACGTCGGGTTCAACGTGCGCGGCATTGGCAAAGACGACATCCGCCGCGGTGACGTTGCTGGCCCCTCGGATGACCCACCGAAAGTCGCAGAGACCTTCCAAGCCCAAATCGTCGTGATGCAACACCCGTCGGTGATTACGGCGGGCTACACGCCGGTTCTCCACGCCCACACCGCACAGGTCGCCTGCACGGTCGAATCAATCGATCAGAAAATCGATCCAGCCAGTGGTGAAGTCGCAGAGGAAAACCCGGACTTCATCAAGGCCGGTGACGCAGCCGTCGTGACGATGCGCCCGCAGAAACCGCTCGTCGTCGAGCCGTCGTCTGAGATTCCGGAACTCGGCTCGTTCGCGCTGCGCGACATGGGCCAGACCATCGCGGCCGGAAAAGTGCTCTCGGTCAACGAGCGCTAA
- a CDS encoding luciferase domain-containing protein — translation MATSLPPLDGPLATVLETVSAWPEVSAHGHRFGGVELTLAGREIGHIHRNGMTDIPYPKRLRDALVDADLTGPHHLFPDSGWTTYYATDEAGAARAVWLLRANYLYHALIFRKKPDHEALADMDVVATLDELDPPAPARAVYESLLARS, via the coding sequence ATGGCTACCTCACTTCCACCCCTCGACGGCCCACTTGCAACCGTCCTCGAAACCGTCTCCGCGTGGCCCGAAGTCAGCGCCCACGGCCACCGATTCGGCGGTGTCGAGCTCACGCTCGCAGGCCGCGAAATCGGCCACATCCACCGCAACGGTATGACCGACATTCCGTACCCAAAACGCCTCCGCGACGCGCTCGTCGACGCCGATTTAACTGGCCCACACCACCTGTTTCCCGACTCGGGATGGACGACGTACTATGCCACCGACGAGGCAGGCGCAGCCCGTGCCGTCTGGTTGCTCCGGGCGAACTACCTCTACCACGCGCTCATCTTCCGGAAGAAACCCGACCACGAGGCGCTCGCGGACATGGACGTTGTGGCAACCCTTGACGAACTCGACCCGCCTGCCCCAGCGCGCGCGGTGTACGAAAGCCTGCTCGCACGCTCGTAA
- a CDS encoding oxidoreductase: protein MTDTGWEVTRMPDLTGKTAVVTGANSGLGFETARAFAQKGAHVVLACRSVERGQAARDEIADAHPDASLEVLELDLADLSAIHWFANALKERHDRLDILVNNAGVMHPPHRTTKNGFELQFGVNHLGHFALTGLVVPLLTKAKAARVVTLSSFFQRQGRLDFEDLQSEDDYDRYRAYAQSKLANLLFAVELQRRFDEAGCDVLSVAAHPGWAATNLQSHGVSMDGGRFRPLVYRLLNHLLAESPAYGAVYVLYAATAPDVVGGRFYGPSRFFEMRGPPTELPLPAVAETDATVGLWQASESFTGVQYDFDVPLA, encoded by the coding sequence ATGACCGACACGGGGTGGGAGGTTACGAGAATGCCCGACCTGACTGGCAAGACTGCCGTCGTGACGGGCGCGAACAGCGGGCTTGGCTTCGAGACCGCGCGGGCGTTCGCGCAGAAGGGTGCACACGTCGTCCTCGCCTGCCGGAGCGTCGAGCGCGGGCAGGCGGCGCGCGACGAGATCGCGGATGCTCACCCGGACGCCTCGCTCGAAGTGCTCGAACTCGACTTGGCCGACCTGTCTGCGATTCACTGGTTCGCAAACGCGCTCAAAGAACGCCACGACCGCCTCGACATCCTCGTCAACAACGCGGGCGTGATGCATCCGCCCCACCGCACGACGAAAAACGGGTTCGAACTCCAGTTCGGGGTCAATCACCTCGGTCACTTCGCACTGACCGGGCTGGTGGTGCCACTACTCACGAAAGCGAAAGCGGCCCGCGTGGTTACGCTAAGCAGTTTCTTCCAGCGACAGGGCAGACTCGACTTCGAGGACTTACAGAGCGAAGACGACTACGACCGCTATCGCGCGTACGCACAGAGCAAACTCGCGAATCTGCTGTTCGCCGTCGAGCTACAGCGCCGATTCGACGAGGCCGGATGCGACGTGTTGAGCGTCGCCGCGCATCCGGGGTGGGCAGCGACCAACCTTCAGTCACACGGGGTTTCGATGGACGGGGGACGCTTCCGGCCACTCGTCTATCGGTTGTTGAATCATCTGCTCGCGGAGTCCCCGGCGTACGGTGCCGTGTACGTGCTGTACGCGGCGACGGCTCCCGACGTGGTCGGCGGACGCTTCTATGGGCCGAGTCGTTTTTTCGAGATGCGCGGCCCGCCAACGGAGCTTCCGCTGCCCGCGGTGGCTGAAACAGACGCCACAGTCGGGCTGTGGCAGGCGTCGGAATCGTTCACCGGCGTCCAGTACGATTTCGACGTGCCGCTGGCGTGA
- a CDS encoding acyl-CoA dehydrogenase family protein codes for MDLLDARIVPEYARDVKAEARAFAEEYIAPNAADAFERGEYPWEILQAGMDANLIAQDIPEKYGGRGLSLHETLAIAEEFFKADAGIALTLQLASFGCELVYEYGSEEQKETFLRPVAENEQISGLAVSEPQTGSDLAGMTTTAEKRDGEWVLNGEKYWVGNAVEADWLTIYAKTGDGEDRYGNYSLFIVPTGAPGYEAEHIPEKMGMRASKQGHIVLDDCRIPEENLVGFEGAGFYMLAEFFNHGRIVVSGHGIGLAAAAIEEAWEFTHDRQAFGRDVSEFQAVQHDLADMRLEFEAARSLTWRAADMVATEENSGLWAAMAKTKATETAVSVAERAMNLHGGRSVLSERRIARVYRDVRIPVIYEGANAIQRNLIYRQG; via the coding sequence ATGGACTTACTCGACGCCCGAATTGTCCCCGAGTACGCCCGTGACGTGAAAGCAGAAGCCCGTGCCTTCGCAGAAGAGTACATCGCGCCAAACGCGGCCGACGCCTTCGAACGCGGTGAGTATCCATGGGAGATACTGCAGGCGGGGATGGATGCCAATTTGATAGCCCAGGACATCCCCGAAAAGTACGGCGGTCGTGGCCTCTCGCTCCACGAAACGCTCGCGATAGCCGAGGAGTTTTTCAAAGCCGATGCGGGCATCGCCCTCACCCTCCAACTCGCCAGCTTCGGTTGTGAACTCGTCTACGAATACGGCAGCGAAGAACAGAAAGAGACGTTCCTCCGGCCAGTTGCAGAGAACGAACAAATCTCCGGGCTCGCCGTCTCAGAACCGCAGACGGGAAGCGACCTCGCCGGGATGACTACCACCGCCGAAAAACGCGACGGCGAGTGGGTGTTGAACGGCGAGAAGTACTGGGTTGGCAACGCCGTCGAAGCCGACTGGCTCACCATCTATGCGAAAACCGGCGACGGCGAAGACCGCTACGGCAACTACTCGCTGTTCATCGTCCCGACCGGCGCGCCCGGCTACGAAGCAGAACACATCCCCGAGAAGATGGGCATGCGCGCCTCGAAGCAGGGCCATATCGTCTTAGACGACTGTCGCATCCCGGAAGAGAATCTGGTCGGCTTCGAGGGGGCCGGCTTCTACATGCTCGCTGAGTTCTTCAACCACGGCCGCATCGTCGTCAGTGGTCACGGCATTGGCCTCGCGGCCGCTGCTATCGAAGAGGCGTGGGAGTTCACCCACGACCGCCAAGCGTTCGGCCGTGACGTGAGCGAGTTCCAAGCCGTCCAACACGACCTCGCAGATATGCGTTTAGAGTTCGAGGCCGCGCGGTCGCTTACGTGGCGCGCGGCAGACATGGTCGCCACAGAGGAGAACTCCGGCTTGTGGGCGGCCATGGCGAAGACGAAAGCGACGGAAACCGCGGTTTCGGTGGCAGAACGGGCAATGAACCTCCACGGCGGGAGGTCTGTCCTCTCGGAACGCCGGATTGCCCGTGTCTACCGCGACGTGCGCATTCCCGTCATCTACGAGGGGGCGAACGCCATCCAGCGCAACCTCATCTACCGGCAGGGCTGA
- a CDS encoding N-acyl homoserine lactonase family protein — MGTTSLTLVDRGTISADLNFVLDGYVMGTEAEPNPEQAYEDFAVWNLVIDHPDATILWDTGPHHDAADGYWPDPLYQAFTPNDPANHRLDDDLDAAGYDLTDIDAVVMSHLHLDHAGGLHHFAGTDVPIYVHREEIPFAYFSAKTPEGSVAYLASDFDHDLNWQLVHGHRHTLFDGVELHHLPGHTPGLLGALLHLDDESVIVAGDEVYLRSNYEDAWPMATSLLWSNQAWEDSLHLVREIERQHDATVLFGHDLSQFHDLHERWS; from the coding sequence ATGGGAACGACGTCCCTCACCCTTGTAGACCGGGGAACCATCAGTGCCGACCTGAACTTCGTCTTAGACGGCTACGTCATGGGAACCGAAGCCGAGCCGAATCCGGAGCAGGCCTACGAAGACTTCGCCGTCTGGAATCTCGTTATCGACCATCCCGACGCGACAATCCTATGGGACACTGGCCCACACCACGACGCCGCAGACGGCTACTGGCCCGACCCACTTTATCAGGCGTTCACGCCGAATGACCCGGCGAACCATCGCTTAGACGACGACTTAGACGCCGCTGGCTACGACCTCACGGACATCGATGCAGTCGTGATGAGCCACTTGCATCTCGACCACGCGGGCGGCCTCCACCACTTCGCCGGGACGGACGTGCCCATCTACGTCCACCGCGAGGAGATTCCCTTCGCCTACTTCAGCGCGAAAACGCCGGAAGGCTCTGTGGCATATCTCGCGAGCGATTTCGACCACGACCTGAACTGGCAGCTCGTCCACGGTCACCGCCACACGCTGTTCGACGGGGTCGAACTCCACCACCTGCCCGGGCACACGCCCGGCTTGCTCGGGGCGCTTCTCCACCTCGACGACGAGTCGGTCATCGTCGCCGGTGACGAGGTGTACCTCCGCTCGAACTACGAGGACGCGTGGCCGATGGCAACCAGCCTCCTCTGGAGCAATCAGGCGTGGGAAGACAGCCTCCACCTCGTGCGAGAAATCGAACGCCAACACGACGCCACCGTCCTCTTTGGGCACGATTTGTCGCAGTTCCACGACCTCCACGAACGCTGGAGCTGA
- a CDS encoding efflux RND transporter permease subunit encodes MDTSRLLDWADHLIVERSLQVIFAFLILSALFAVGLGSVETEAGTEQFAEEVPAEEALQAINTEFSPAFSTGGGSTQLIQTNENVLSKQGMLRMLRAQEQMRDREHLRISSTSSAAAIVAQTINPNATTLEAQIMTLERATPIQIRTAVRTAASRPGFEGLLSNDFNPNEAYASSTIAVVQHDLPLELSQGAGTGGASPLTSIQVEMDRIATQQGGDIRVFGSGIISDEFSSVIVDTMIIVVPAAVIFIIFFLVFAYRDLMDLLLGVVSLAMAIIWTFGFMGLAGIAFNQILIAVPPLMLAVGIDFGIHAVNRYREERVTGKGIDESMTVTGRQLLVAFFIVTTTTVIGFMSNLTSQLLPIRDFGIVASVGIIFTFLVFGIFLPSAKVALDRARTKYPIPTFSQTPLGREGSRLGRALTGGVFIAKRAPRAFLVVMVLLSMGSAYYATGIDTSFTQEEFLPPEETPVYLSSLPEPFKPSEYTIVGTLNFLEDNFEASQDSSVTIYIQGPMENDLALEALHRGSVDPPSSFIRDGRHAEGQSLINVIQSRAATDPEFAALVARNDLDGNGIPDDNLGEVYDYLLSSTSRAETLRYLSEDRRSTRAVYSVKSSASQKEIAADGDALASQFRYTATATGGTIVFQAISDLILNSALVSLGVALGGTIVFLMFIFWVLEGRPSLGLANVVPIVITVALLAGTMRYLGISFNAFTATILAITIGLGIDYSVHVVHRFVDELHEQGATMPALERTVLGTGGALTGSMLTTVFGIGVLFLSVFPAIGQFGTLTALSVVYSFLASMIILPPTLVVWDRYFNRGMPTHAPAGTGVPADD; translated from the coding sequence ATGGACACGAGCCGCCTCCTCGATTGGGCTGACCACCTCATCGTCGAGCGGTCGCTGCAAGTCATTTTTGCCTTTCTCATCCTGAGCGCGCTGTTCGCCGTGGGCCTTGGCAGCGTCGAAACGGAAGCCGGAACAGAACAGTTCGCAGAAGAGGTTCCGGCAGAGGAGGCGCTGCAAGCCATCAACACCGAGTTCTCGCCCGCGTTCTCGACAGGTGGCGGTAGCACGCAGCTCATCCAAACGAACGAAAACGTCCTCTCGAAACAGGGGATGTTGCGGATGTTGCGCGCCCAAGAGCAGATGCGCGACCGCGAACACCTGCGGATTTCGAGTACGTCGAGTGCCGCAGCCATCGTCGCCCAGACGATAAATCCGAACGCGACGACGCTCGAAGCCCAGATTATGACGCTCGAACGCGCCACGCCAATCCAGATTCGGACGGCCGTTCGGACGGCAGCGTCTCGCCCCGGCTTCGAGGGCTTGCTCAGCAACGACTTCAACCCAAACGAGGCGTACGCCTCCTCGACCATCGCTGTCGTCCAACACGACTTACCGCTTGAGTTGAGTCAAGGGGCCGGGACGGGTGGGGCCTCGCCGCTTACGAGCATCCAAGTCGAGATGGACCGCATCGCCACCCAACAAGGCGGCGACATCCGCGTGTTCGGCAGCGGGATCATCTCCGATGAGTTCTCCTCGGTCATCGTCGATACGATGATTATCGTGGTGCCCGCGGCGGTCATCTTCATCATCTTCTTCCTCGTGTTCGCCTACCGCGACCTGATGGACCTGCTGCTCGGGGTCGTCTCGCTCGCGATGGCGATTATCTGGACGTTCGGGTTCATGGGCCTTGCGGGGATTGCGTTCAACCAGATTCTGATTGCGGTGCCACCCTTGATGTTAGCGGTGGGTATCGACTTCGGGATTCACGCGGTCAACCGCTACCGCGAAGAGCGCGTCACGGGCAAGGGTATCGACGAGTCGATGACGGTGACGGGAAGGCAGTTGCTCGTTGCTTTCTTCATCGTCACGACGACGACGGTCATCGGCTTCATGTCGAATCTGACGAGTCAACTGCTCCCGATTCGTGACTTCGGTATCGTCGCGAGTGTCGGTATCATCTTCACCTTCCTCGTGTTCGGGATTTTCCTCCCGTCTGCGAAGGTTGCGCTCGACCGAGCGCGCACGAAATATCCCATTCCGACCTTCAGCCAGACGCCACTCGGCAGGGAAGGGTCGCGCCTTGGCCGCGCGCTGACCGGTGGCGTGTTCATCGCAAAGCGCGCCCCACGCGCCTTCCTCGTCGTCATGGTGTTGTTGAGCATGGGCTCTGCGTACTACGCGACGGGTATCGACACCTCGTTCACCCAGGAGGAGTTCTTGCCACCCGAGGAAACGCCAGTCTACCTCTCAAGCCTACCAGAGCCGTTCAAGCCGAGCGAGTACACCATCGTCGGGACGCTCAACTTCTTAGAGGACAACTTCGAGGCGAGTCAGGACAGTTCTGTCACGATATACATACAGGGGCCAATGGAGAACGACCTCGCACTTGAAGCACTCCACCGCGGGAGCGTTGACCCGCCGTCGTCGTTCATCCGCGACGGCAGACACGCAGAAGGTCAGAGCCTCATCAACGTCATCCAGAGTCGCGCAGCGACCGATCCCGAGTTTGCCGCACTCGTCGCCAGAAACGACTTAGACGGCAACGGGATTCCCGACGACAACTTAGGCGAGGTGTACGACTACCTGCTCAGTTCCACCTCGCGTGCCGAAACGCTTCGCTACCTGAGCGAAGACCGCCGGAGCACCCGTGCCGTCTACTCGGTGAAGTCGAGTGCCTCACAGAAAGAAATCGCCGCAGACGGTGATGCGCTTGCCTCCCAGTTCCGCTACACGGCAACCGCGACTGGGGGCACCATCGTCTTCCAAGCCATCTCCGACCTCATCTTGAACTCGGCGCTGGTGAGCCTCGGGGTGGCACTCGGTGGGACCATCGTCTTCCTGATGTTCATCTTCTGGGTGCTCGAAGGCAGACCGTCGCTCGGTCTCGCGAACGTCGTCCCAATCGTGATTACGGTCGCGTTGTTGGCGGGGACGATGCGCTATCTCGGGATCTCGTTTAACGCCTTCACGGCGACGATTCTCGCCATCACCATCGGGCTTGGCATCGACTACTCCGTCCACGTCGTCCACCGGTTCGTAGACGAACTCCACGAACAGGGCGCGACGATGCCCGCGCTCGAACGGACGGTGCTTGGCACCGGTGGCGCGCTCACGGGGAGCATGCTCACCACCGTCTTCGGGATTGGGGTGTTGTTCCTCTCCGTGTTCCCCGCGATTGGCCAGTTCGGGACGCTCACGGCGCTCAGCGTCGTCTATTCGTTCCTGGCATCGATGATTATCCTCCCGCCCACGCTCGTCGTGTGGGACCGGTACTTCAACCGCGGCATGCCAACGCACGCGCCTGCTGGAACGGGCGTTCCGGCGGACGACTAG